In Sandaracinaceae bacterium, the genomic window GGCGTCCGCGGCGGCGAGGCCACCGAAGTCGGAGGCGTGCAGGGTCGAGGTGACGAAGACGCGCCGGGCAGTCGTACAGGTCCCCATCAGGCAGGCCGCCCCCGGCGCGCACTCCGTGTTGTTGGTGCACGTAGCCAGGCACAGAGGCGCCTGCGTGGCGCAGCGGTAGGGCGCGCAGTCGGCGACGGCGCCTGGCAGAAACTGCTCCACGCACGCCGCCGAGTCACCGGAGCACACGTCGGTCACGTCGCACGCGTTGACGGCGTCCCGGCATGGCGTCTGCGCCGGCACGAACGCGTTCGAGGGACATCCATTGGAGCTGCCGGTGCACACCTCAGTCAGGTCGCAGGGGCCCGCCGCGGCGCGACACACCGTCGCGGCGGGGAGCACGGCGTCCGACGGACAAGCGGCGGACCCTCCGGTGCACGTCTCCTCCACGTCGCAAGCTCCGGCGGCCGCGCGGCACACCGTGCTCGCGTCCGCGAGGCGGTCCTCTGGGCACTCCGGCGCCACGCCGTCGCAGACCTCTTCGACGTCGCAGGCGCCCGCCCCCGCTCGGCAGGTCGTTCCGGAGGTCACGAAGGCATCCTCCGGGCACGTGCTCCCGAGGCCGTCACAGACCTCCTGCACGTCGCAGGCTCCGCTCGCTGCTCGGCAGACAATCCCTTGGGCGCTCACGGCGCACGCGCCACCACCGTCGCACATCCCCGTCCCGCACGGGCCCGCGGCGCATTCGTCGTCCGGGTCTTCCCCCGCGCTCACCGGCGCGCAGACGCCATCCGCTTCGCCGGTCGAGACGCTCGCGCAGGCCTCACACGTTCCGTCGCACGTCGTCTCGCAACAGACGCCGTCCACACAGTGACCCGTCGCGCACACCGAGGATGCATCGCAGGCGCTGCCCACCGATAGATCCCCCATCGCCCCGTCCAGCGGGAGCGCAACGTCTGGCCCCGCGTCGGGCGCACTGGCGCCTGCGTCGCCGCCATTCGGCGCAGAGCCGCAGCCACCGACGAGGGTGGCGACGCTCAGCGCGAGAGAGAGGGCGGCGAGGAAGGCGAGGGAGGGCGACCGGCGAAGAGAAGAACGGATCAGAAGACGAGACATGCAGCACCTCGGGGCAGCGCGAGGGGTCGACCCCCTGCGCTCCCCTTCCGTGTGCGTCGCACCCGTCGCTCGTCAGAGATTCGCTCAGGCGTCGTCGTCGAGGTCGTCGAACGAGTCGGGGCCGCCGTCCAGGTCGCGGCGACCGAGCTCTCGGTGGATGCACCCAAGAGCGCCCAGCATCATCTCGCGCACGATGCGGGCGACCGGCTGCACGGAGCGGATCTTGCACGCGCTGGTCCCCGCCGGAAGACCGAGCCGCTCGAAGTCCGCGTCGGTGGTGTCGCGCGTCGGGGGCAGCGCGCTGAAGGCAGGCATCGGCACACCCGGGGTCTCGAGCACCGTGCCTGGGAACAACGTGGTGAACCCGATGGGGGCGCTGTAGTCGGGCGGCAGCTCGCACAGCACGTCCTGCGCGTCGATGTTGTCCTGCACGGCCTGGTTGCGCAGCACGCGGTAGGGCTCGCACGGCAGCTCGGGACCGAACAGCTTGGTCACGACGGTGTCGTCACGACGACGGCTCTGCACCACGCGCTGCTTGTACTCCGGGTGCGCGTAGGACTCGGTCGACGCCAATAGACGCGTCCCGACCCACACGCCGTCTGCGCCGTGCGCCAACGCTCGGGCGACGTCCAGTCCCGTCGCGATGCCGCCCGCGGCAAGGATCAGCGTGTGCCGGGGCGTCGCGCGTCGGAGCTCGCGCAGCAGTCGGCGCAGCGGGGTCGTGCTCTTCGAGTGGCCCCCAGCCTCGCTGCCCTGCGCGATCAAGCCGTCCACGCCCACGGCGAGCGCGGCCTGTGCCGTCGGCACGGAGTGCACCTGGGCCCACACGTCCATGCCTGCAGCCTGCAGGGCGCTGACCCACGCCGCAGGTGG contains:
- a CDS encoding nitronate monooxygenase, producing the protein MVGRRRLMQMIGAAGVGTLVGCGSLGEGGHEPIGVAEGELRTDLTVRCRLRHPFVGAGMGFLALPELVAAVSNAGGLGVLGVAPEPPPVFQQRVDQIMALTDKPFGVDFFLAGSDALGEITVEGHIDAAVAAKQAGAPIAVVVFHFETPPAAWVSALQAAGMDVWAQVHSVPTAQAALAVGVDGLIAQGSEAGGHSKSTTPLRRLLRELRRATPRHTLILAAGGIATGLDVARALAHGADGVWVGTRLLASTESYAHPEYKQRVVQSRRRDDTVVTKLFGPELPCEPYRVLRNQAVQDNIDAQDVLCELPPDYSAPIGFTTLFPGTVLETPGVPMPAFSALPPTRDTTDADFERLGLPAGTSACKIRSVQPVARIVREMMLGALGCIHRELGRRDLDGGPDSFDDLDDDA